From the Argentina anserina chromosome 3, drPotAnse1.1, whole genome shotgun sequence genome, the window ATGACAACATTACCAACATCGAACTTGATAAAGTCAACAATCTTGTTGGTCTCCAAGTCCAGCTTGATGGTATCATTGGCCTTAATGAGAGGGTCAGGGTAACGGATTGTTCTCCCATCAAAGGTATTAATGTAAGGGATATTCTTCTGGCCAAACTGCACAGACCGGACCTTGCAGAGTTTGAACTGAAGGAATATAAACTCAGTTATCAGCAATCTAGAAGCATCAGTTATCATACAGAACTAAAATGAAAACTTCTGGCAGTATATCACATTGCATGGTATAACAGAATAGCCTTATATCTTAAAATCTTTTACAATTTAATgggaaatcaaaataaacaatGCCAATGTGTTTTCTTGGGAAAGGGAAGCACCCTGTGATAAATGCaagaaaaatagaagaaaatcACCTTGGCCTCTTCATCTCTGATTGAATGCAGACGGAATCGTCCTTTGGTGTCATAAAGAAGACGGAAATTCTCATTCGTCTTGGGGATTGAAACAACATCTGTGTTCAATGTAAAGCAGGAGGTCAATAAAATGCCATATCCTAAAACCAAGAACACTGAAAGATTTAAAAACCTATGAAATAATAACACcacaaagaaaaggaaatcaaGCTACCAGGCACACCAATAAATCACTCTATGCCAGTTATTGTAAGGTAATATAAGGTGCTCGGAAAACTAAAGACAACCCTAATTGAATGGTATAAATAACATTTATTCATCTTGATGCCGATACATAACTAAGAGGATCGTGAACAGCGAAGCAGAAATATAACTAAGGAGGCAATGTTCACATACCCATGAAACCAGCGGGATAAGTCTTGTCAGTCCTAACTTTCCCATCAACCATTACATGACGTTGCATCAAGATGGCAATGACTTCACGGTAAGTCAAAGCATACTTCAACCGGTTTCGCAAGATAATAATCAATGGAAGACACTCCCTGGACTTGTGAGGTCCGGATGAGGGCTTGGGGGCCTAGGCAAACACAATTCAAAAACACAATCAAAACAGAACACTCAACAAATACATtcaactcaaaaaaaaaaaacaaatcacatgGGGACTTACAAAAGCACCACCCAATTTGTCAAGCATCCAATGCTTGGGGGCATTGAGCCTCTTCAAATGCTTCTTCAATCCTCGCGCCTGTAGTCACCAAGAAACCAAATTAACAACAAAGCTTacataatcacacatcatcaTAGAGCTCACAAACCAATTCAAGACTACAAATTTACTATCACTATACTTGACTATATAATCAGATTTATGACCTATAATAACAACAATCAACATGTTACAGCAATTTTATAAATGAAAGCTGATAAGTTTAGAACCCTAAGTAGAGCTTGAGCAAGTACTATGAGCTGGAGCTGGATCGAGCATGGTACATAAATCGAATGGAATAGAAATTGAAAGGTAACAcagttgaatttgagaggagGGACGTACCATTGTCTAAGCTTGATCTCCCGCCGGCGGCTGATCCTTCTTCTGCTGCTTAGGGTTTCGAAGCGGCTCACTCTCTCTAGTTTCAAAGTGCGATGGAGTCGCAGCTATAAATACCCCCCACCCTGCGAAACCTAATCAACTCCCAATATTGGGCCGAACTTGGACCCAATAGGCCGATTGAAATGTTTGGATTATTTTATGCAGATGTTGgcccaatattttttttttttggaaaattaCAACAAAACGCCTATAGAACAGTATATATTAGACTTTCTTAAACTGATCTTGTAATTAATTGTTCAATATGATTTTTGATTTTATCAATTCGGACATGTTATGCACTCATGTATTACTCCCAGTTTTCGTCGGTGAAAGAAGAACCATAAGATGAAAGTGTGCTCCTCGCCTCCTCAGTAATAACGTTAACATATTATTGACGCTGAGCTTGAGTTCATAGAAAAGTGAAATTATTTTACGAAATGATAATGATCTGTGTAACTAAAATGCATGAAGAAATAAACGACACGCAGATTAATGAAATAGGTGCATCAAATTAGTTGTGGATGGACGTGGGCATAGGGACCTAGACACTTGCACACAAACTCTATAAATAACTTGAGACCAAAAAAAGACTTGGGCGATGTGATAGATGGACTTGAGGCCAATACAATGGTGTTACTTTAGGCCACAAAAATGGGAAGTCGAAGACAGACAAAATATCAAGAAACAAATGCCCGGTGAACGCTCTGGGTCTTCCCCTCTTCAAACCTTCACAGTTTATTCGTTCATCAAACCAGAGATGGCATAACAATACATGTAAGAAACGACTTCTAAGTTCTTACACAAGTGTTCATACAAATACAATGAAGTAGTACAACAAAGCTTAAACATAATATCAATTTTATACTAAATGGTCGAGTCTCATCATTGTACATCAGAATTCTCATTCAAATCGATGAAAGACGGATCGAGAGATTAAGACCTAGTTTAGTACAACTTCACTTTAAGAAAAAATCAGTTTCTAAGTCGACTTTTAAAATTCATAATATTTAGTAACTTcaaaaaaatcagtttttttttataaaatttatagATTACTCAAAACAGCTTTTAGAAACAACATGAATGTTGTTTTTAGAAATTGTTTATATTCAAAGCtcaataaatattaatatttttatatgaattcttAAATTACACTCTTATCTATAATCATTCTCAATATGTTAAAACAACATTCTGTCTTTTTTGTCATTTACCATATCTACATTAGTTTGTTAAAAATTTaccaaaataatttatttatcgacattatttgtaaaagtaaaatttactaaatacaAATTTCTGTTAAATCaaagtttatttttttttatagtacAGTATAagcttttttatatatatagaaatcgTAGCAATACTAAACTAGCAGATGCATGCATGATAGTGTAAACTCTAagcttcaaagttcaaaaccACAGAAAGTCTTTCCAGAATGAAGCAATCACGGCATGACGACTTCTAAACGGCATGACCTTTGCCTCCCCTTCATTTAGGGGTCTCTGGGTAATGGAAACCAACTTAATTACTATCTCCCCTTATAAGTCCATTGGTGTCCCTTAAAATGAAAGCAACCCAAGGAAACAATAGTCCTTTAATtgacacccccccccccccccccccccccccccccccaaagaTTTTGCGAGACAAGTCAATGACTTGTTCCAACCCTCGTATTAGTATGAATAATAGTTAGATTCAAGACTAATAAAATGTCATTGGCATAAGTAAATAAATAAGCCATCCTTGTCTATAGAATACGTTTCATTGAAACattaatatgaaaagaagaCATTACTTGGGTTGCGTTTTTGAATTGGTTAAAGACTAAAAAGTGAACTTTCTTTAACACGCTTTAAGGTAATCGATTGCTGCCAGTATCTTTAAGTGTTTAACTAATCCAATATCAACACATCAAAAGTATCACCAAAATTTCATATGAGTATTAAGTGCTTtttgaagatttttttttttaaatctcgTTTTTTAGAAGTTGGAACCTTAATCGCCCAAGTCCCATTTGATACGTTTTTCACTTGTTAAATTTGAGCAACATAGACCTTCTAACATGATAGGGAAGGAGAAAGACAAAGGTTCAAGAGCCTGCTTTGATTAGACTGCCTCCCCTTCATGTCACTGGCGACTCGTCGAGACATCCTCTTTCCTCACACGATCAATTGATTTCCAATGTCTCTGTTCCAGTGGCAGAATGCTCAAAATCATGAACGATGTCTTGTAGCTGCCAAATATTTCAATTGCATTCTCCTTGAGGTGGAATGCTACTCATCTATTATCATAAGATGCGTTCAAAACTCAGTCTCCATGGTCAGAAGCTAGCTCTAGTTTCATGACATGAACAATATGTAGGTTGAACGACTCATTTGAGGGCTTGTTCATTTCCTTTATGTTGTGTTGATTGAGGTGGATACTCTTTCTTAGTGCTTTTGTTGATAAGGATATCTCTCCCAAAGCAAACATGACACTCTTTAAACTCAACTCCAATATTTATGAgttcataattttatttttgttttttaaaaatatatataataaaataaataaataaatagactACTCTTAAACAGAACACCACAATCATTAATGGAATTTAACTaatagaaaaaacaaaaacataataaCAAAAAGCAGATCTTTGATAGAAGCGAGTGGAAGCAAATTTACTTACTATCATTTTTGTGTTAGTCTTTCTAAACTCatgacatgtgtcttttttcaACTCATATTGAGATAATAATTGAGTAATTAGACACATatcataaatttaaaaatataaatacaaaaatataatcgGTAAATTTATTTCGGAAACGCGTCCTAAACAATACACGTGGCACAACTGCTACGTGTCATGGCACCGCCAGGCTGCGTTGATAAGACTGTTCAGAATTCGGaattataaaagtaaataATAAACAATTAGTCCCCACCAGCTGATTTTTATAAGGACAGCCCATTTTGACAGGTGTGGAGGTTTTACAGAGCAAATCGTCCACGTGGCACCCCTTCCCTATTATTCGCTATCATTTCTTGCACCGATGCCCCTTAATATTTTATTGGTTTCGCAACGGCCGCCGACACATAACATAGACCAAAATTCTACCGCCGTTCACGATAAAAAAACAATAGTTACTAGCTAGTCATATTGGACATGTAGATTTTCAAATAGTAAAAAAACGATAATTAGGGTAAAAACTGAATGGGTTGCGTTGTATATGAGAATCTAGGTACATGAGGACTAGATGGATTCACAAACTTGACTAGAACTCACGGCattctctttgttttcttcagTTTCATCAGAAAAAGTGGAGTTGGGGAAGAAGTAGGTCTAAAGAAAATGTAACATGTACCCGTCGATACTAATGATCAAGATGAATAAGAGTCACTACACTTCAATTGTAGTGTTAGagatgagagatctcacatctaaaaagtgacaaataaaaatagagattataagtgggtgcataataaccaattgtaccgaggcattttgtgattaaaacccaatacctgtgaggtggctaagttgagacaatatcagtacagttggtccatatGCCACGCTTTGtcactgtttaacatggtattagAGTCGGTCTCTCTCCaatcgcgcctccaatctgtcgtgggctcgagttgggtgccactttgtcatagGCCCATGATGGAtgtcattatcatgtcatcggaTGGTTTTCCGATTGGCtggtcaccaagtgtcgttggttactggacattggtttatttcgtcccGGTGTgtgagatgttaatctgtcacatgcagacctaaaaattaggttgcacgtgagggagcgtgttggagatgagagatcccacatctaaaaagtgacaaaaaatagagattataagtatgtggataataaccaattgtgccgatgccttttgtgatttaaacccaacacatgtgaggtggctaaatTGAGAAAATATCAGTACAGTTAGTCCACAGGTCACACTTTGTCACTATTTAACAGTAGTACATTATAATACCTAATGGCgtgtgtgtttttgtttttggtata encodes:
- the LOC126789037 gene encoding 40S ribosomal protein S4-3-like, with amino-acid sequence MARGLKKHLKRLNAPKHWMLDKLGGAFAPKPSSGPHKSRECLPLIIILRNRLKYALTYREVIAILMQRHVMVDGKVRTDKTYPAGFMDVVSIPKTNENFRLLYDTKGRFRLHSIRDEEAKFKLCKVRSVQFGQKNIPYINTFDGRTIRYPDPLIKANDTIKLDLETNKIVDFIKFDVGNVVMVTGGRNRGRVGVIKNREKHKGSFETIHVQDSTGHEFATRLGNVFTIGKGTKPWVSLPKGKGIKLTIIEEAKKRQAAQATAAA